In Nocardia sp. NBC_01327, the genomic stretch CTTCTTCGCTGGTGGCGGTGCACGATGCGATCCGCGCACTGCGCAGCGGTGAAGCCGATCTGGCGCTGGCCGGCGGCGTGAACGCTCTGGTCGCGCCGATGGCGACCCTCGGTTTCGACGCCAATGGCGGTGTGGCCAAGGACGGTCACATCAAGGCGTTCTCCTCGGACGCGGACGGCATGGTTCGCGGCGAAGGCGGCGCGCTGGTGGTGCTCAAGCGCCTGGCCGACGCCGAACGCGACGGTGACAAGATCTACGCCGTCATCAAGGGCTCCGCCGTCAACAATGACGGTCGCTCCAACGGTCTGCTGGCGCCGAATCCGGTCGCTCAGGCAGATGTGTTGCGCCGCGCCTACCGGGATGCCGGAATCGCGCCGTCCAGCGTCGATTACATCGAGGCGCACGGTACCGGCACGCCGATCGGCGACCCGATCGAGGCAGACGCGCTGGGACGTGTCATCGGTCGCGGCCGTGACGACGACAAGCCGGCGCTGCTGGGTTCTGCCAAGTCCAACTTCGGTCACCTGGAGTCGGGCGCGGGTGCGGCCAGCCTCGCGAAGATTGTTATGGCGTTGCAGCACAACGTTATTCCGCCGAGCATCAACTACGCCGGTCCGAGCCCCTACATTCCGTGGGATACGGCGCATTTGAAGGTTGTCGAGCAGCCGACTGAATTCCCGCGCTACAGCGGCATCGCCACCATCGGTGTGTCCGGTTTCGGTTTCGGCGGTACCAATGCGCACGTTGTCATTCAGGAGTACGTACCGACTCCGGTCACCCCCGCCGCGGTCGAGGCGAGCGCCGATCTCGATGACGAGGACACCGATGTGCTGGCCGAGGCCGAGCGCATTGTCACCGAGTCCGCGCCGGAAGTTGTTGCACCGGAACCGGAGTGGGTGAACCGCGAGGAGCCGCTGCCGCTGATCCTCCCGGTCTCGGCCTACCTGCCGTCACGTCGTAAGCGCGCTGCGAAAGATCTGGCCGATTGGCTGGAATCGGAAGCGGGACAGGCGACTCCGCTCGCCGATGTGGCGCGTTCGCTGGCCAAGCGCAATCACGGCCGTTCGCGCGGTGTGGTCATCGCCAAGACGCATGAAGAGGCCGTCGCCGGTCTGCGCGCCATTGCCGAGGGCAAGCCGGGCACCGGCGTCTTCACCGCCGATTCCCCTTCCGCGCGCGGCGCGCTGTGGGTGATGGCCGGTTTCGGTGCGCAGCACCGGAAGATGGGCAAGCAGCTCTACAACGAGAATTCGATCTTCCGCAAGACCGTCGACCAGGTCGACGAGTACGTGATGGACGAGGCCGGGTACTCGGTCCGGGAGATCATCCTGGACGACGAGCAGGACTGGGATATCGGTACCGGCCAGGTCGGCACCTTCACCATCCAGCTCGGCCTGAACGCGATTCTGCGCGCGCACGGCGCACAGCCGGAGGGCGTGGTCGGCCATTCGCAGGGTGAGGTTGCGGGCGCGTACATTTCGGGCGGCCTGAACCTGGAGGACGCGGTGCGCGTCATCTGCGCGCGCTCGCGGCTCATGGCCGAGGGCGAGGCCATGATCACCGATGATCAGGTCCGCAATATGGCCCTGGTCGAGTACTCCACGGAGGCCATCCAGGAAGCCCTGGTGGACTTCCCGGACCTCGAGGTCGCCATCTACGCCGCGCCCACCAATACCGTGATCGGCGGCCCGCCGGATCAGGTGCACGCCATCGTGGCGCGCGCCGAGGCCGAGGGCAAGTTCGCGCGCGTGCTGCAGACCCGCGGCGCCGGCCACACCTCGCAGATGGATCCGCTGCTCGGCGAATTGGCCGCCGAGCTGGCCGGTTTGGAGCCGACGGTCCTCAAGCACGATCTGTACTCGACCGTCCGCAAGGACGGCGTGTTCCGCGCCGGTCACGCCGCGGTGCACGATGTGGACTACTGGGTCACCAATATGCGTGGCGCGGTGTACTTCACCAATGCCATTGCGCAGGCCGTGAATACCGGTATCACCACCTACCTGGAGCTCGCGCCGAACTCGGTGGCGCTCATGCAGGTCATGGGCACCACCTTCGCGGCCGGTGTGCACAATGCGGCGCTGATTCCGACGCTCAAGCGCAAGGAAGACGAATCCGCCGCGGTCATCTCCGCGCTGGCGCAGCTGTACGTGCAGGGTCACCGGGTGGACCTGTCCTCGCTGCTGACCGACGGCGATTACGCGCCGGTGCCGCGCACCGCGTTCCTGCGTAAGCAGTACTGGCCCACGGTTTCGCTGTCCGCAGACTCCGGCAGCAGCCGGGTGCCGGGCTCGCATGTGGCGCTGCCGGACGGCCGCCACGTGTGGGAGGTGCAGGCGAATCTCGTCACCGATCTCGGTGCGCTGGTGAGTGCCGCTGCCGCACAGGTGCTTTCGGACGTCACGCTGGGCGCGTCCGTCGCGCACGGCGCGGTTCCGGCCGCCGGCACCCTCACCACCACGCTCACCCCGCATCCGGGTGGCGCGTCGGTATCGGTGCACGCCAAGGAGGGCACTGCCTTCCGCGCGCTGTTCGACGCCGTCGTAGCCTCCGGTGCACCGCTGCCGGAATCGGTGGTGGCCCAGCCGGTTGCGGCCGTCGCCGCGGCTCCGGCCGCCGAGGTGGCCGAGGTGCTCGGTGACCGCTGGAATCCCGAGAGCAGCCAGACCATCGAACAGCGCCTGGCGCTCATCGTCGCGGAGTCCATGGGCTACGCGGTCGAGGATCTGCCGATGGAGATCCCGCTCATGGAGCTGGGCCTCGATTCGCTGATGGCCATGCGCATCAAGAACCGCGTCGAATACGAATTCGATATCCCGCAGCTGCAGATCCAGGCGGTGCGCGATGCCAGCCTGCTCGAGGTCGGCAAGGTGCTGCGCTACGCCATCGAAAACCGTGAGCAGCTGGCGGAACTGGCCGCGCGCCAGGCCGCGGGCGAGGACATCTCGGTCGGCGGCGATATCGTCGCCGCGGCGCGCGCTGCCATGGCGGCGGGCGCCGATCCGCTGGCGGCACTGCCCGGGGTGACCGAGAACGCGGTGCCGACGCTGGCCGATCGCCTGGATGTGGAGAACAGCGATGTGGTGGCGGAAGCCACCGAGATCGTCGCGGAAGCCGAAGCTGCCGAAGGGAATTCGTCGACCACCGAGGCGGACTTCGAGGACGCCCCGCCGGTCGCGGAGACCGACAAGGACAATGTTCCGCCGCGTAATGCGCCGGAGCGTCTCGCCTTCGGCACCTGGGCGCTGGCCACCGGCAAGTCCGCGGGCGGCATCTTCAACCCGCTGCCCGAGCTCGACGACGCCACCATGCAGAAGCTCGTCGATCGGCTGTCGGAGCGAGTGAAGGCCGAGGTCGACGCCGATCAGGTGCGGGCCTGCAAGACCATCGAGCAGATTGCCGACCTGGTGGCCACCTACCAGGAG encodes the following:
- the pks13 gene encoding polyketide synthase Pks13 (Pks13 is a key enzyme in mycolic acid biosynthesis.) — translated: MAENEGTSPTPMTDNAPAVSDGAAKPAPSGANMSVGELREWLRRWVADATGQPLEQITTDRPLEEFGLSSRDGLALGGDIEDLTGVVLNPTIVFQHPTIASLSERVINGEPELPAESADDSFYTAGFTPGEAHDIAIVGLSTRLPGAGDTPESTWEFLINRGDGIRDLPEGRWSEFTSDPRAAEAVANAMTKGGYLDQEVIKGFDAEFFATSPVEVERMDPQQRLTMELTWEALEHARIPANTLKGEQVGVYIGSSGNEFMLIAALGVGSTQSDDKTPLSAEAYGIMGSVSSIIANRTSYFFDFRGPSVAIDTACSSSLVAVHDAIRALRSGEADLALAGGVNALVAPMATLGFDANGGVAKDGHIKAFSSDADGMVRGEGGALVVLKRLADAERDGDKIYAVIKGSAVNNDGRSNGLLAPNPVAQADVLRRAYRDAGIAPSSVDYIEAHGTGTPIGDPIEADALGRVIGRGRDDDKPALLGSAKSNFGHLESGAGAASLAKIVMALQHNVIPPSINYAGPSPYIPWDTAHLKVVEQPTEFPRYSGIATIGVSGFGFGGTNAHVVIQEYVPTPVTPAAVEASADLDDEDTDVLAEAERIVTESAPEVVAPEPEWVNREEPLPLILPVSAYLPSRRKRAAKDLADWLESEAGQATPLADVARSLAKRNHGRSRGVVIAKTHEEAVAGLRAIAEGKPGTGVFTADSPSARGALWVMAGFGAQHRKMGKQLYNENSIFRKTVDQVDEYVMDEAGYSVREIILDDEQDWDIGTGQVGTFTIQLGLNAILRAHGAQPEGVVGHSQGEVAGAYISGGLNLEDAVRVICARSRLMAEGEAMITDDQVRNMALVEYSTEAIQEALVDFPDLEVAIYAAPTNTVIGGPPDQVHAIVARAEAEGKFARVLQTRGAGHTSQMDPLLGELAAELAGLEPTVLKHDLYSTVRKDGVFRAGHAAVHDVDYWVTNMRGAVYFTNAIAQAVNTGITTYLELAPNSVALMQVMGTTFAAGVHNAALIPTLKRKEDESAAVISALAQLYVQGHRVDLSSLLTDGDYAPVPRTAFLRKQYWPTVSLSADSGSSRVPGSHVALPDGRHVWEVQANLVTDLGALVSAAAAQVLSDVTLGASVAHGAVPAAGTLTTTLTPHPGGASVSVHAKEGTAFRALFDAVVASGAPLPESVVAQPVAAVAAAPAAEVAEVLGDRWNPESSQTIEQRLALIVAESMGYAVEDLPMEIPLMELGLDSLMAMRIKNRVEYEFDIPQLQIQAVRDASLLEVGKVLRYAIENREQLAELAARQAAGEDISVGGDIVAAARAAMAAGADPLAALPGVTENAVPTLADRLDVENSDVVAEATEIVAEAEAAEGNSSTTEADFEDAPPVAETDKDNVPPRNAPERLAFGTWALATGKSAGGIFNPLPELDDATMQKLVDRLSERVKAEVDADQVRACKTIEQIADLVATYQEHGDDVEGFVRTLRAKEAGSNAVPVFVFHASGGNTLVYEPLLKRLPAGTPMYGFERVEGSIEERARQYIPEIRKRHPEGPYVVYGWSLGGVFALKVAELMRAEGADVRVVGLIDVALPSEPHLDTPEERLNRVRRFQAFAKKTYGFEGELDEEQLEELATATDAEQIDIVLQLVKFAGVDIPGGVLEHQRSSYIDGGELQRISPQDYDGHVVLYLADRYHDGIIELEPRFGERLPNGGWDDHLSDLEVIRIPGDHIDIVDEPRIGVIGADLSKKLSEIDTLAK